A window from Thermosipho africanus Ob7 encodes these proteins:
- a CDS encoding aspartate-semialdehyde dehydrogenase: MKIGIVGATGEVGRTMIKVLEDFKIPVNELKLFASKRSSGKTLTFNNASIVVEELTEDSMIQKFDFLLFSAGSTVSKIFAPIAAKAGNIVIDNSSAFRMEKEIPLVVPEINGHLLKNYRGIIANPNCSTIQMVLSLYKIHEKFKINEIFVSTYQAVSGAGYKAISELQRQLEGDKSKTVFPKQISHNVIPLIGEIEEDGFSTEEHKMINETRKILDDYSINVYPTTVRVPVFYGHSEAIVVKTKLPFNDISFIENQIKNSKNVILTNEIITPIDVAGSDYVYVSRLRKIDEYTFSFWNVADNIRVGAATNAIRILMLMVGLL; this comes from the coding sequence ATGAAAATTGGTATAGTAGGTGCAACAGGTGAAGTTGGAAGAACAATGATTAAAGTATTAGAAGATTTTAAGATTCCTGTAAATGAATTAAAACTCTTTGCATCTAAAAGATCTTCTGGAAAAACTTTAACTTTTAATAACGCTTCAATTGTCGTTGAAGAATTGACTGAAGACTCAATGATACAAAAATTCGACTTTTTACTATTTTCAGCGGGTTCAACTGTTTCAAAAATCTTTGCACCAATTGCTGCAAAAGCAGGAAATATTGTAATAGATAACTCATCCGCTTTTAGAATGGAAAAAGAAATTCCTTTAGTTGTTCCTGAAATTAACGGACATTTATTAAAAAACTATAGGGGAATAATAGCTAATCCAAATTGTTCAACAATTCAAATGGTTTTATCTCTATATAAAATTCATGAAAAGTTCAAAATCAACGAAATATTTGTTTCAACATACCAAGCTGTTTCAGGGGCAGGTTACAAAGCAATCTCAGAATTGCAAAGGCAATTAGAAGGAGATAAATCAAAAACAGTTTTTCCAAAGCAAATTTCTCACAATGTTATTCCATTAATCGGTGAAATTGAAGAAGACGGTTTTAGTACCGAAGAACATAAAATGATTAATGAAACAAGAAAAATCCTTGATGATTACTCAATAAATGTCTATCCTACTACCGTGAGAGTTCCTGTATTTTATGGACATTCAGAAGCTATTGTCGTTAAAACCAAACTTCCTTTCAATGATATTTCATTCATTGAAAATCAAATTAAAAATTCAAAGAATGTTATTCTTACTAATGAAATAATAACACCTATCGATGTAGCAGGAAGTGACTATGTATATGTCTCAAGACTTAGAAAAATTGATGAATATACATTTTCTTTTTGGAATGTAGCAGATAACATCAGAGTAGGAGCAGCCACAAATGCGATTAGAATTTTAATGTTAATGGTGGGATTGTTATGA
- the dapF gene encoding diaminopimelate epimerase, whose translation MIVEKFTATGNSFIVCDILGSKLNDEEKSNFVLKNSKDRDGVIFVEKRDSQFFMDYFNKDGNRAAFCGNGARTFLYYLMKKGYVKEDLVKFNTYAGEITGKLTKNGVMIKMPAPNITQKLTIDSFSGFLLNVGVPHFVIFVDNVENIDVNKIGKCLREKLNSNINFVQVLDEKTIKIRTFERGVEAETLACGSGTTASAYVFNKNNLEKIEVKARGGTLFVHFLNDGIYLEGGVENV comes from the coding sequence ATGATAGTTGAAAAATTCACAGCTACAGGAAATTCATTTATAGTATGTGATATTTTAGGCTCAAAATTAAACGATGAGGAAAAAAGTAACTTTGTACTTAAAAATTCAAAAGATAGAGATGGCGTAATTTTTGTTGAAAAAAGAGATAGCCAATTTTTTATGGATTATTTCAACAAAGATGGAAATAGAGCTGCATTCTGTGGTAATGGAGCAAGAACATTTTTATATTATTTGATGAAAAAAGGGTATGTTAAAGAAGATTTGGTTAAATTTAATACATACGCTGGAGAAATTACTGGAAAGCTTACCAAAAATGGTGTCATGATTAAAATGCCTGCACCAAATATAACACAAAAATTAACAATCGATTCTTTCAGTGGTTTTCTTTTAAATGTTGGAGTACCACATTTTGTAATTTTTGTTGATAACGTAGAAAATATAGATGTTAACAAAATTGGAAAATGTTTAAGAGAAAAGCTAAATAGTAACATTAATTTTGTCCAAGTCCTAGATGAAAAAACAATTAAAATTAGAACTTTTGAAAGAGGTGTTGAGGCCGAAACTCTAGCATGTGGAAGCGGAACAACAGCTAGTGCATATGTCTTCAACAAAAATAACTTAGAAAAAATAGAAGTAAAGGCACGTGGTGGAACTCTTTTTGTTCATTTCTTAAATGATGGTATCTACCTTGAAGGAGGTGTGGAAAATGTTTGA
- a CDS encoding succinate--CoA ligase subunit alpha, whose product MIEYGTNIVCGVSKNNKVTNIENIPVFDNMFEAVKKYKCDTSVVFVPTLYAKSAIFEAIDSGIKKIITITEHIPIHDMIEIYKKVKEKNITFVGPNCPGIILPGVSKIGIMPSSDFKPGDIAIISKSGTLMYEVSNYLSKKSTGIKIAIGLGGDPIIGISIDEALEFVTHLNPRKIVIISEIGGNDEIIGIEKFLKKGYNANIQVFFCRKNCSKRQKNGTCRCYYRRL is encoded by the coding sequence ATGATTGAATATGGAACAAATATAGTTTGTGGAGTTTCAAAAAACAATAAAGTAACAAATATTGAAAATATTCCTGTTTTTGATAACATGTTCGAAGCTGTAAAAAAATATAAATGTGATACTAGCGTGGTTTTTGTTCCGACCCTTTATGCTAAAAGTGCTATATTTGAAGCCATTGATTCAGGAATTAAAAAAATCATCACAATAACTGAGCACATTCCAATTCACGATATGATCGAAATATATAAAAAAGTAAAAGAGAAAAATATAACATTTGTAGGTCCAAATTGTCCAGGAATTATTCTTCCAGGAGTAAGTAAAATTGGAATAATGCCATCATCAGATTTCAAACCTGGAGATATAGCAATTATTTCAAAAAGTGGTACTCTAATGTACGAAGTATCCAATTACCTTTCAAAAAAATCCACTGGTATTAAAATTGCAATTGGATTAGGCGGTGATCCAATAATTGGAATTTCAATAGATGAAGCTTTAGAATTTGTTACGCATTTAAATCCAAGAAAAATTGTTATCATCAGTGAAATAGGCGGTAATGATGAAATAATAGGTATAGAAAAATTTCTAAAAAAAGGTTATAATGCTAATATACAGGTCTTTTTTTGCCGGAAGAACTGCTCCAAAAGGCAAAAGAATGGGACATGCAGGTGCTATTATCGAAGGCTATGA